The following is a genomic window from Paenibacillus thiaminolyticus.
GCCGCCCGTTCGGCAGGCACGATGAAGTTGTGAGTGAAGAAGGCGCTGCGCAGGCCTGTGAAATCGGCCGCCTGATAGATGCTGCGGCCCAAGACGAGCTGCCCCATATCGGCGTGGAACAGATGCAGCGCTTGTGGATAGCGCGCTTCGTCCTTCTCGCCGAGCGAGGCCAGCTCCGCCGGAGCGTCATAGACGCAGAACGGATGGAGCACTTTTTTGATGAATCCGGTATCAAGCCCGCCGGAGGCCGCGATCGTGTCGAAGCCTTCATTGGGGCGGAATATCCCGCGCCGCTCGCGCGTATACATTTGCTGCTGGATGCGAGAGGATCTGCTCGATGTCAATGCTGCTCTCTCCCCTCGATATAGTTCAATTCATGCAACAGCCAGATGAACGGCTCATCCACCCGAATCGGGCTGACAACCCCCTGCAGCTTCTGATTGACCGGGTTGCTGCCCAATGCCGACACGGCGAAGTAGGCCGTATTGGAGAAATAGACATCCATCGTTCCTTTGAACGGACGGTCCACCTTCTCGATGAAGCGCCGGATCTCGCCGTCGATATTATGGAACTCCGTCAGATCGAGATATTTGCGATGAACCATATTGTGAAAAATGTTGCTATTCGACTTGATATAGTCGCCATCCTCATCCTTCAACGCATGCAGCATGTCGCTCTTCGTCAGCACGACGGCCGTCGGGATGTCGGTCTTGTTCTTATCCTGGTAGGCGATGAAATCGCCGAACAGCGTCAGCACGACATCGCGCGGCTCGTCATATTGCGGCACCCACTCGTCGGAAGCTCCGCCGTATTGCATGCGGATTTTTTCACGAATCGATCGAATTTGCAGCGGATCGATCATGAACAGGATGCCAGCCGAATTTTTGATATGCTGGCCGTGCAGGCCCAGATAATCCTGATCGACCATACCTTCCCCCGCGACATCAAAAAACACCAGCGTGAGCGGCGGCTTCGTCTCATCCTTGAAGACGAATTGAAAGATGAACGGCTCCTGCATCTTCTCCTTCTGCGTCGACGCGAGCAGATCGCCGCGTTCGAACAGCGGCTCCTCGTACATCGTGCGGAACTTGCGGCTTATCTCCGCATTAAGCGGCATGCAGGCGGCATCGAAATGATCGGCCGTCGTATGCTGGAGCGTATGAATCAGCGCGGTCATGTAGACCGATTTGCCGACCTGGGAGGCCCCGATAATAGAAATAATATTGCTCGGCACCTTCCCTGCCGTCACGGGCAGCTCATTATGGCAGTGCGGGCACAGCCTTCTGCGCGTGACGACGCCATAGCGGTCATTCAGCCCGATAAGCACATGATCGGAATACAGATGATGCTCATCGGGAATATCGCGCGGATCGAGAACCGCCTCCATATCATAGACGGTATCGAGGCCGAAGCGGTCCCGGTATTTGTTCAGCTTCTCATCCTCCTGCAGCGCGTAATTCTCGTCGTCCTCGCGGTGGTGCGCCGCGCGGAACACGACCTCCTCCGGCGAGAATTTGCTGAAGCAGAATGGGCATACGATATCATAGAACAGCGGCCGTGACGCCTGCTGCGGCTTGCGCTTCAGAAAATCAAAAATCCCCAATGTCTTCCCCTCCTCATTCCGGTATCAGCTCGTATAGCTGGCCGTATTGGCGGCCGTCGGTGAAGAAGAGCCGAATATAATCGTCCTTCCCGATCTCGATCTCCGGCAGCACATTCCGGCCCGGGGCGAACGGCTCGACGAACGGGTACACCGTTCCGTCGTCTTTGCTGGCGGGAGAGCCGCCATGCTTCTTCACATAACACAGCACATCCGCTGGCAGCGGCACCTCTGCCGTCACCTGGATTTGCGCCGCTTTGAATTTTTTGAACCAGCCGCCTTTATAGTGAATCGAGTAATAGATTCTCGCCCGGCCGGTGCTCAGTGCGATCCGGTTCCCGCCATCCGGCTGGATGACAAGCTGCGGCTGTCCGTCCTCCTGCAGCAGACAGGCATAGACGGTATAGACGAGCCGCCCGATCCCATCAATCCGGTCATGGAAGCCGTTGTTGGCTTTGTACTCGTCTCTCGTGTACAGCTTCAGCTCCGCTGCCGGCGGACGCTCGGCCGCCGGGCGATCCGCAGCCGCCTTGTGAACATAGACGGCCTGGATCGTATCGGGCCACAGCCAGCGCAGCGTACACCGCGCTTCGTCAATATGATGTGTCAGTCCGCGGATGACCGGCGTCTCCTGACCCGCTTCCGTATAATGCATCTGTCATGGCCTCCCCACACTAGAATCCGCGGCTGCTCCGATCGGGCTGCCGTCCGGACAGGTTGCTGCCTTCACTGCCCGCCGATCCTCTCCGCCCGCGGCCTTCCCGTTGCCGCTGGCTCTCCTGTACAGGCACGACCAGCGAGAACAGCGCGATGACGCCCGCCAGCACCAGATCGGCGCCCAGGCGCACAGCTCCGTCCGTGAGCGGGCGTCCGGACAAGCCGGCCTCCAGCAGGAGACCGGCAAGCAGTCCCGCCGCCGCGCCGCCGATAGCGAAGCTCTTGGCAAGATAGCGGTTGTCGAACACGAGACCGAGCGACAAGCCAAGCGCAGTGCCAATCAGCATAAGGGCAATGACATGCAGCGTCATATAATAGCCGCTGTCCCGAAGCGGCCCGGAACGCTCCGTCACCAATGTCCGATCGCCGATGCTGCTGTAAATCTTCTCGAAGACGAACGACAGCTCGTTCGCTTTGGACACATCGTAGTATTGGCCGCCGGTCTCGTCCGCGATCCGTCGCAGCAGACCCGCCCCTTCCGCCTCGACCAGACTGAGGCCGATCGTGTGAACGGCAATATGCTGCGCCTTATAATCGGCGAGCGCTTCATTCGTATTCACTTCGCTGAAGCCGTCCGACAGCAGCACGACCATCGTGCCGCGCGAATCATCCTGGTTGTCCTTGATATGCTTCATCGCTTCGGATAGAGACAGGCCGATATCCGTACCGCCCTGTGTCGGCTGGAGCGCATCGATCTTGGCGAACAGCTCATCCTTGACAGCCCGATCCTTCACTTGCACGAAAGGCTGAAGCAGGTCCACGCTGTCGTTAAATACAAACACAGCTACCCGCTTGTCCCGATCCATCTCGTCGATCATCCGTTTGGCCGCTTCATAGCGATCCTGGTTCGGATCCGTCTGCTCCATGCTGCCCGAATTGTCGATCACGAGCACGATATTTTTGACCGTCTTTACGCCGCCCGCCTCGATCTGGTACGCCGCTTCAAGCGCCAGTCCCGCGATGAACAGCATGACGAGCGTCGCGGGCACGAGCACCAGCCATGATGTGCCCGCATACCGCTGCCGCCACGATTGGCCATTCAGCCGGGGCGAGATCATCTCGGCCGTCAGGCAGGCCAGGCCGATGAATAGGGCGATAACGCCGAAGTAGAGCCCGCTTACCACGACATCCGGCCATTGGCCAAGCAGGCGGCCCAGCAGCCACTCCCCGGCCGCCCAGCCGGCGGCGCCTCCGATCAGGCTGAACAGCACCATGAGCCAGTTCACTTTTCGCTGCATAAATATAGCATCCTCTCACATAAAATACGTGTTCATAAAGGGATGTACAAGCATTCCACTCCCCGCCATTCCCCCCGGAACGGCCGCAGCCCGTACGGAACATCCGCGCTCCCGCACGGAAGCACGGCGGACGTTCGCCCGGCATGCCGGCTTAACGGACAGGCGGCAGCAGCTCAGGATCGAGGCCGTGGAATCGGTACCCGTTCTGCACATAGCTCTCGTAGTACATTTTCCCGTTCCGGTAATACATGAGGTCCTCAACGCGGAAGCCGCCCATAATGTTCAGCTTCTCCACCCCGCTGCTTCGCTTCTCGTGCACGCAGCCGAGCTTGTAGATGCGGGACGTCTCCTCCTCGTTCAGCGCGTACCGCATAAATTCGCTCGTCGCGTCGCCGAAGAAATATTTCTCCTCATAGCGGTGCTTATGCGTATAATCGAGCAGGCGGATATGAATGCCGGCATGCTCCTCCAGCGTCCGGTACAGCTTCTTGAACAGTTCGTCTCGCGACAGCACCTCCTGGTTGCTGTAGTCGATCGTCACGTTCGCCCGCCGCAGCAGTTCTTCCTCGAACGTCTGCTTGAACGGAGCCGCGGTCAAAATATGAGCCCGGCACACCTCGCACAGCCGCGCGGCCAATGCTTCCGTTCCTTGCTCCAGCAGGCGGGAGACGCTGCCCATATACCGCTCTTCGCCGAAGGCGCCCGGCCCCCGCTTCGCCTCGATATCCCGCATGACGTCCGCCGTTACTCGCTCGTAATACTCCATAATATTTTGACCGATATAATCATCGGCCTGGCGGATGCTGGCAAACGCCGCTTCCCGGAGCGTCCGCTCCAGCGTCTCCAGCTGCTGCACATACTGCTTATATATCGTGTGCAGCCGTTCCAGCTCCGCTTCATATCTCCGGTACAGCCCCAGCTCCGTCTCCAGCCGCAGCACCTCCAGCTTCTGACGGTACACGGTGTCGAAGAAGGTGCGGATGAAGCTGCGCACATTATGCTTATCCATCAGCGGCAGCCGCTGGAACGATTGCTCCTCCACCGTCTCGCTATACTTCTGCTCCAGCTCGGCCCGCGCCGCCTCGAGTGCTCTTCCCGCATCGCGGATGCGGCCGTGCAGAAGCGGCCAGATGCTGCCCGCTTCCTCCGCTTCGTTCGTCCAGGCGTACACATGATAGAAGCCGATATCCGTCTGGGAGTCCAGCCGCTGCCGGACCATATATTGCAGCTCGTCATCCGGCAGCTGCCGGATCGCGCTGTCTGCGGCCCGTTCGTAATTATCCCGGAAAAAGGCAATGCAGCCGCTGCCGAACAGCGCTTCCTCGGCTTCGCGCAGCGTCATGCGCTTCAATTGGCTGAAGCTGACGCCATGCGTCATCATGCCGTTCATATCGCGGAGCCGCTCATCGTCCGGCACTGCTTGATCGACCCGGGCCCCTATCGCTTCCGGGTCCAGCCCGAACCAGGCCAGCTTCTCCGCCGGCGTCCGTTCGGGTCCGCCCTTCATCCGCGCCGTCAGCTCCCGGCAGAAATGGTACAGCACAGCGAGCGCTATCGAATGATTCGGGCGCTTCACCTTCGAGAATCCCGCCGAGACGAACCCGATCCGGCCGGATTCGGTCATCAGATTGTTGCGCAGGGAGGTATTGTTGTAGCTGTCCATTCCATGCGCCGCGGCCGAGTCAATCCGCTTCCGGTTTTTCAACAGGTTCATATGGCAAATGATCTCGTAATTGTCTTCCTCGTCGAAGGATGACATGCCGCGTTCATTTTTGTCCGTCAGCACGTAGACGAGATCGAATAACGGCGAAGCGGGATGCGTCACCTCGATCGCAATCCCGTCTTCCGTCACATGCAGCGGGGCCGAGAACGAATAGTCCGGACTCTGCATATAATCGAGCTCGCGCAGGAACGCGACTCCCGCCGAGCTGGCATAGCCGAAGGATTCCGCTTGTTCACGCTCGCTGACGAGCGCGTACAGGTCCGTCTGCACCGATTTGAACGATTGCTG
Proteins encoded in this region:
- a CDS encoding vWA domain-containing protein; translated protein: MQRKVNWLMVLFSLIGGAAGWAAGEWLLGRLLGQWPDVVVSGLYFGVIALFIGLACLTAEMISPRLNGQSWRQRYAGTSWLVLVPATLVMLFIAGLALEAAYQIEAGGVKTVKNIVLVIDNSGSMEQTDPNQDRYEAAKRMIDEMDRDKRVAVFVFNDSVDLLQPFVQVKDRAVKDELFAKIDALQPTQGGTDIGLSLSEAMKHIKDNQDDSRGTMVVLLSDGFSEVNTNEALADYKAQHIAVHTIGLSLVEAEGAGLLRRIADETGGQYYDVSKANELSFVFEKIYSSIGDRTLVTERSGPLRDSGYYMTLHVIALMLIGTALGLSLGLVFDNRYLAKSFAIGGAAAGLLAGLLLEAGLSGRPLTDGAVRLGADLVLAGVIALFSLVVPVQESQRQREGRGRRGSAGSEGSNLSGRQPDRSSRGF
- a CDS encoding TRAFAC clade GTPase domain-containing protein; its protein translation is MGIFDFLKRKPQQASRPLFYDIVCPFCFSKFSPEEVVFRAAHHREDDENYALQEDEKLNKYRDRFGLDTVYDMEAVLDPRDIPDEHHLYSDHVLIGLNDRYGVVTRRRLCPHCHNELPVTAGKVPSNIISIIGASQVGKSVYMTALIHTLQHTTADHFDAACMPLNAEISRKFRTMYEEPLFERGDLLASTQKEKMQEPFIFQFVFKDETKPPLTLVFFDVAGEGMVDQDYLGLHGQHIKNSAGILFMIDPLQIRSIREKIRMQYGGASDEWVPQYDEPRDVVLTLFGDFIAYQDKNKTDIPTAVVLTKSDMLHALKDEDGDYIKSNSNIFHNMVHRKYLDLTEFHNIDGEIRRFIEKVDRPFKGTMDVYFSNTAYFAVSALGSNPVNQKLQGVVSPIRVDEPFIWLLHELNYIEGREQH
- a CDS encoding beta-mannanase encodes the protein MHYTEAGQETPVIRGLTHHIDEARCTLRWLWPDTIQAVYVHKAAADRPAAERPPAAELKLYTRDEYKANNGFHDRIDGIGRLVYTVYACLLQEDGQPQLVIQPDGGNRIALSTGRARIYYSIHYKGGWFKKFKAAQIQVTAEVPLPADVLCYVKKHGGSPASKDDGTVYPFVEPFAPGRNVLPEIEIGKDDYIRLFFTDGRQYGQLYELIPE
- a CDS encoding transcription initiation factor TFIID; this translates as MMTHTMVERFATEYAHDEDRLTGRDDNQSSIHYPTVFLFIGDKAGDAIEPMIRINDRKWDNSAGVMYVHAASRDQGVEAYGDDTAGPAARGSASARHGADPGGRVARLVLPIGGSGGGDSRKKLRRDVHRQFYEEEGGLLELNRILRKVSSDIAEYGRLYASFDRIHLGVITRADDPLNVLVPEITMLAEAIFQQSFKSVQTDLYALVSEREQAESFGYASSAGVAFLRELDYMQSPDYSFSAPLHVTEDGIAIEVTHPASPLFDLVYVLTDKNERGMSSFDEEDNYEIICHMNLLKNRKRIDSAAAHGMDSYNNTSLRNNLMTESGRIGFVSAGFSKVKRPNHSIALAVLYHFCRELTARMKGGPERTPAEKLAWFGLDPEAIGARVDQAVPDDERLRDMNGMMTHGVSFSQLKRMTLREAEEALFGSGCIAFFRDNYERAADSAIRQLPDDELQYMVRQRLDSQTDIGFYHVYAWTNEAEEAGSIWPLLHGRIRDAGRALEAARAELEQKYSETVEEQSFQRLPLMDKHNVRSFIRTFFDTVYRQKLEVLRLETELGLYRRYEAELERLHTIYKQYVQQLETLERTLREAAFASIRQADDYIGQNIMEYYERVTADVMRDIEAKRGPGAFGEERYMGSVSRLLEQGTEALAARLCEVCRAHILTAAPFKQTFEEELLRRANVTIDYSNQEVLSRDELFKKLYRTLEEHAGIHIRLLDYTHKHRYEEKYFFGDATSEFMRYALNEEETSRIYKLGCVHEKRSSGVEKLNIMGGFRVEDLMYYRNGKMYYESYVQNGYRFHGLDPELLPPVR